The Candidatus Syntrophosphaera sp. genome includes a region encoding these proteins:
- a CDS encoding DUF3795 domain-containing protein, translating to MTKPSSACGLDCLACECYLATKSGDTEKKADIAIRWSKNYDTQLTAAEINCDGCMSEGVHFNWCNNCPIRACVVGKGFQSCAECGDFPCQTNAFLYQAVPAAKENIESHRS from the coding sequence ATGACTAAACCAAGCTCGGCCTGCGGACTTGATTGCCTGGCCTGCGAATGCTATCTGGCCACCAAGTCCGGAGACACGGAAAAGAAAGCGGATATCGCCATCCGCTGGAGCAAGAATTACGACACCCAACTAACTGCTGCAGAAATCAATTGCGATGGCTGCATGAGCGAGGGCGTTCATTTCAACTGGTGCAACAACTGCCCCATCCGCGCCTGCGTGGTGGGCAAAGGATTCCAAAGCTGCGCGGAATGCGGGGATTTCCCCTGCCAGACCAACGCATTTCTCTACCAGGCGGTTCCCGCGGCCAAGGAAAACATCGAATCCCATAGGAGTTAA
- the trmFO gene encoding methylenetetrahydrofolate--tRNA-(uracil(54)-C(5))-methyltransferase (FADH(2)-oxidizing) TrmFO, which produces MAAINIIGAGLAGSEAALYLADLGLPVRLYEMRPDKMTPAHQTGLAAELVCSNSLKSTLLDTASGLLKEEVRLLGSKLLPIAESCSVPAGHALAVDRELFAQTVSDRIEQHPRIELIREEVSKFPEGACILCTGPLTSDDLMRELQRLLGSEQLYFFDAIAPIVSADSLDLSKIYRKDRYDKGDADYLNCPFTRDVYYAFVDALLAGEKHQAREFENEFFRELEFSYYENCTPIEELARRGKDTLAHGVMRPMGLEKDGKKPFAVLQLRTENKDQTAYNLVGCQTMLRYPEQKRILRMIPGLEQAEFLRYGSIHRNSYLNAPQVLYPNLTLKNARNVFVAGQLSGVEGYMECVATGLLVAKILAEGIGMLPPETILGQLWRRLIDQATKGFQPLNANFGLLPALETPIRDKKEKKLSLSRRSLAALQIYLGEEDD; this is translated from the coding sequence TTGGCGGCGATAAACATCATCGGGGCCGGCCTGGCTGGCAGCGAGGCCGCGCTGTATCTGGCAGACTTGGGCCTTCCGGTCCGGCTCTACGAGATGCGGCCGGACAAAATGACCCCCGCCCATCAGACAGGCCTGGCGGCGGAACTGGTGTGTAGCAATTCCCTCAAATCCACTCTCCTGGATACCGCGTCCGGCTTGCTGAAGGAAGAGGTTCGCCTGCTGGGATCGAAGCTCCTCCCTATCGCCGAAAGCTGCTCCGTGCCGGCGGGTCACGCTTTGGCCGTGGATCGGGAGCTGTTTGCCCAAACAGTTAGCGATCGTATAGAACAGCACCCCCGGATCGAACTCATCCGGGAAGAAGTATCCAAATTTCCCGAAGGGGCCTGCATACTCTGCACCGGACCGCTCACCTCCGATGACCTGATGCGTGAACTGCAAAGGCTTCTGGGCTCTGAACAGCTCTATTTCTTCGACGCCATTGCACCCATCGTGTCCGCGGACAGCCTGGACCTCAGCAAAATATACCGCAAAGACCGCTATGACAAGGGCGACGCGGATTATCTGAACTGCCCTTTCACCCGGGACGTGTACTACGCCTTCGTGGATGCCCTACTGGCCGGCGAAAAGCACCAGGCGCGGGAGTTTGAGAATGAGTTTTTCCGGGAACTGGAGTTTTCTTACTACGAGAACTGCACCCCCATCGAGGAACTGGCCCGGCGGGGCAAAGACACTCTGGCGCACGGGGTTATGCGTCCCATGGGCTTGGAAAAGGATGGCAAGAAACCCTTCGCGGTGCTGCAACTCAGGACGGAAAACAAGGACCAAACCGCCTACAATCTGGTCGGTTGCCAGACCATGCTACGCTATCCGGAGCAAAAAAGGATCCTGAGGATGATCCCCGGCTTGGAACAGGCGGAATTCCTGCGCTACGGCTCCATCCACCGCAACAGCTATCTGAATGCGCCGCAGGTCCTGTATCCCAACCTGACTTTGAAAAACGCCCGCAACGTCTTTGTGGCCGGGCAACTGAGCGGGGTGGAGGGCTATATGGAATGCGTCGCCACCGGGCTTTTGGTAGCCAAGATCCTGGCCGAAGGGATCGGTATGCTGCCGCCGGAAACGATTCTGGGCCAGCTCTGGCGGCGTTTGATCGATCAGGCCACCAAAGGTTTTCAGCCCCTGAACGCCAATTTCGGCTTGCTTCCCGCGTTGGAAACCCCCATCAGGGACAAGAAGGAAAAGAAACTGAGCCTGTCCCGGCGCAGCCTGGCGGCTCTGCAAATATATCTGGGAGAAGAAGATGACTAA
- a CDS encoding flippase-like domain-containing protein yields the protein MNKKVSNILIFALKMGITVLILWSIFRKIDMAMVFASMFNLPPWLLLSLLSLSLFRHLGLALVWGWSLQINPLYRPNWPEVGRSYLIGQALRFALPGGLGLVGKTAFIDNSSVRDSAYAFLYERTLVTWALLLFAALSLIFLPIGIPLGLRLALLIGLATFPIWGYFLLALNKHWKDLRKASLRPAPRIVGLLILTTLLNYLQYWLILMRTQPVNFAEVLTRMSLSNISHSIPITYAGLGFKEIFAIHFLSEIGLAQEQIVGSTLMVFIIHEVLSGLVGALIFFTLKKLPGHLHWRR from the coding sequence TTGAATAAGAAAGTAAGCAACATCCTGATCTTTGCCCTCAAGATGGGGATAACCGTACTGATCCTGTGGAGCATTTTCCGCAAGATCGACATGGCGATGGTCTTTGCCAGCATGTTCAATCTGCCCCCCTGGCTGCTGCTGTCCCTGCTAAGTCTGTCTTTGTTTCGTCATTTGGGGCTTGCCCTGGTGTGGGGCTGGTCGCTGCAGATCAATCCCCTCTACCGACCGAACTGGCCTGAGGTTGGCAGATCATATCTGATCGGCCAGGCGCTGCGTTTCGCCCTGCCCGGAGGTTTGGGCTTGGTGGGTAAAACAGCCTTTATAGACAACAGCAGTGTGCGGGATTCAGCTTATGCCTTTCTCTATGAGCGCACCCTGGTGACCTGGGCACTGCTGCTTTTTGCCGCTCTGTCCTTGATCTTCCTCCCCATTGGCATACCTCTCGGGCTCAGATTGGCGCTGCTGATCGGGCTGGCGACTTTTCCCATCTGGGGCTATTTCCTGCTGGCCCTGAACAAGCACTGGAAGGACCTCCGCAAAGCCTCTCTGCGCCCCGCCCCGCGCATTGTTGGACTCCTGATCCTGACCACGCTGCTCAATTATCTGCAGTACTGGCTGATCCTGATGCGGACCCAGCCCGTCAATTTTGCCGAAGTGCTGACGCGGATGAGCCTGTCCAACATCTCCCACAGCATCCCGATCACCTATGCCGGGCTGGGATTCAAGGAAATTTTCGCCATCCATTTCCTGTCCGAGATCGGCCTCGCCCAGGAACAGATTGTGGGCAGCACCCTGATGGTCTTCATCATCCATGAGGTACTATCCGGACTGGTGGGCGCGCTGATTTTCTTCACTTTGAAAAAGCTTCCGGGACACCTGCATTGGCGGCGATAA
- a CDS encoding NADP-dependent malic enzyme yields MDELRSDLANLREYFAANFPPGQRAEAQTAFLKKLSELMHRHYRGKMQTLPKAGIWDFNWFNVWYTPGVSSVSTTIRDDQDASFELSNRGNLVAVVSDSTRVLGDGDCGVAGGMGVMEGKAMLMKYLAGLDAIALCVNDRGPDGKPDPAKLIDFVKMLEPSVGAVNLEDISQPNCYRVLDELRQSCAIPVWHDDAQGTACVTLAGLINALQLAGKKIGEIRAVLFGAGASNTTIASFLLQSGLDPDKLIMFDSKGGLHAGREDLARNPDKFRQWELARISNPGRMQTMEEAIEGADVLISLSTPGPRTVKPDWIRRMAARSIVFACANPVPEIYPHEAKAAGAFIVATGRGDFANQINNSCGFPGILKGSLLVRASKITDAMAIRAAHSLADFAAARGISTDSIIPRMDESGLFAHVAADVAMQAIQDEVARLPLSRDEVYALADAQIHAARSLCQSMMEDGSIDKPPRDLVLQALEHARKSVLPA; encoded by the coding sequence ATGGATGAACTGCGCAGTGACCTGGCCAATCTGAGAGAATATTTTGCCGCGAATTTCCCTCCCGGGCAGCGGGCGGAGGCTCAGACCGCGTTTCTGAAAAAGCTCTCCGAACTGATGCACCGCCACTACCGGGGCAAGATGCAGACCCTGCCCAAGGCTGGGATCTGGGATTTCAATTGGTTCAATGTGTGGTACACTCCAGGCGTATCCAGCGTTTCCACCACCATCCGCGACGACCAGGACGCATCCTTTGAGCTGAGCAACCGGGGCAACCTCGTGGCCGTGGTCTCAGACAGCACAAGGGTTTTGGGCGATGGAGACTGCGGCGTGGCCGGCGGAATGGGGGTCATGGAAGGCAAGGCGATGCTGATGAAGTATCTGGCCGGGCTGGACGCCATCGCGCTTTGCGTCAACGACCGCGGTCCGGACGGCAAGCCGGATCCGGCCAAACTGATCGACTTCGTGAAAATGCTGGAGCCCAGCGTGGGCGCGGTCAATCTGGAGGATATTTCCCAACCTAACTGTTACCGGGTTTTGGATGAACTGCGCCAGTCCTGCGCCATCCCGGTCTGGCACGACGACGCCCAAGGCACGGCCTGCGTGACTTTGGCCGGCTTGATCAACGCTTTGCAGCTGGCTGGAAAGAAGATCGGAGAGATCCGCGCGGTGCTCTTTGGAGCTGGAGCTTCCAATACCACGATCGCCAGTTTCCTGCTCCAGAGCGGGCTCGATCCGGACAAATTGATCATGTTCGACAGCAAGGGCGGACTCCATGCGGGACGCGAAGACCTGGCCCGGAACCCTGATAAATTCAGGCAATGGGAGCTCGCGCGGATCAGCAATCCGGGGCGGATGCAGACAATGGAAGAGGCAATTGAGGGGGCGGATGTTTTAATCTCGCTTTCCACGCCTGGACCGCGCACCGTGAAACCAGATTGGATCAGGCGCATGGCGGCCCGCTCGATCGTTTTCGCCTGTGCCAATCCGGTCCCGGAGATCTATCCCCATGAGGCCAAAGCCGCCGGGGCCTTCATCGTGGCCACCGGACGGGGCGATTTTGCCAACCAGATCAACAATTCCTGCGGCTTTCCCGGCATCCTGAAAGGCTCTCTGCTCGTGCGTGCAAGCAAGATCACAGACGCGATGGCGATCCGGGCGGCCCATTCCCTGGCTGATTTTGCCGCCGCGCGCGGTATCTCAACTGACAGCATCATTCCCCGCATGGATGAGTCAGGGCTTTTTGCCCATGTGGCAGCGGATGTGGCGATGCAGGCCATACAGGACGAAGTGGCGCGGCTGCCCCTATCCCGGGATGAGGTTTATGCCTTGGCCGACGCTCAGATCCATGCTGCACGTTCCCTCTGCCAGAGCATGATGGAGGATGGAAGCATCGATAAGCCGCCACGGGATCTGGTTCTACAAGCCTTGGAACATGCCCGGAAGAGTGTTCTGCCGGCTTAG
- a CDS encoding glycosyltransferase family 4 protein, producing the protein MKICIVSNSHHTTDVRLYYKMARSLAKQGEVHLICASGVRNDAVNPYQVVVDTESSWYALFLLYQKARKIKPDVVICVEPLTMFVGLALRRKLGTKVIFDVHEFFADAFSERSRPPFSWLLKTLYLGFERWLERRSDATIAVSDEILDQLVPSRLRDRAVTIPNYPVKNVWDYSCETPADLSTICSLNFDLIYIGGITPDRGVFKVLRSVSLLKREFPSLNVLILGKFFSDEVKREFDTLINTLSLNAIVYYQNWIPAEKIGLLLKRSRVGLWIFNPLNRRMRKAVPLKVLEYLAAGLPVISINTPLMRDLVEKNRVGLCCEFQPAAIANAAGELLRLKPSEYQEMSRRARDLIENNYNWEAIEPRLFSVVKQLVP; encoded by the coding sequence ATGAAGATATGCATCGTGAGCAACTCCCACCACACGACCGACGTGCGCCTGTATTACAAAATGGCGCGCAGCCTGGCCAAGCAGGGCGAGGTGCATCTGATCTGCGCGAGCGGGGTGCGCAACGACGCGGTCAATCCCTATCAGGTGGTCGTGGACACGGAATCAAGTTGGTACGCGCTGTTCCTGCTCTATCAGAAAGCCCGGAAGATCAAACCGGACGTGGTGATCTGCGTGGAACCGCTGACCATGTTTGTGGGCTTGGCGCTGCGCCGGAAACTGGGCACAAAGGTGATCTTCGACGTGCATGAGTTCTTTGCCGACGCCTTTTCTGAGCGAAGCCGGCCACCTTTCAGCTGGCTGCTCAAGACCCTCTATCTGGGATTCGAGCGCTGGCTGGAGCGGCGTTCCGACGCCACCATCGCGGTATCCGACGAGATCCTGGACCAGCTTGTCCCTTCCCGTCTGCGGGATAGGGCCGTCACCATCCCCAATTATCCCGTCAAAAACGTCTGGGACTATTCCTGCGAGACGCCGGCAGACCTCAGCACCATATGCAGCCTGAATTTCGACCTCATCTACATCGGCGGGATCACTCCCGACCGCGGCGTGTTCAAGGTCCTGCGCAGCGTGAGCCTGCTCAAGCGCGAATTTCCCAGCCTGAACGTCCTGATCCTGGGCAAGTTCTTTTCGGATGAGGTCAAGCGGGAATTCGACACCCTGATCAACACCCTGAGCCTCAATGCCATCGTCTATTACCAGAATTGGATCCCGGCCGAAAAGATCGGGCTGTTGCTCAAGCGAAGCCGGGTGGGGCTCTGGATCTTCAATCCGCTGAACCGCAGGATGCGCAAGGCCGTTCCGCTCAAAGTTCTGGAATACCTTGCCGCCGGCTTGCCCGTGATTTCGATCAATACGCCCCTGATGCGAGATCTGGTGGAGAAAAACCGGGTCGGCCTCTGTTGCGAATTCCAGCCGGCCGCGATCGCCAATGCCGCAGGCGAACTTTTACGCTTGAAGCCAAGCGAATATCAGGAAATGAGCCGGCGCGCCCGAGATCTGATCGAAAACAACTACAACTGGGAAGCGATCGAGCCCCGCCTCTTCAGCGTAGTCAAACAGCTTGTCCCATAA
- a CDS encoding glycosyltransferase: protein MRILYISYFYPPLGGPAVLRNVKTVKYLARMGIECDVITLRDLEYLYRDASLLGECAEKRIFRTASLDPMALVKRARTGGAKKVSGLYMNTPEHIKLWVRRLYPIDDKIGWNPYLVRAGRKALATADYDFIYVSLGPFSSALGAYKLSRASGIPLVVDLRDYWNLLTDYELQVSALHRRFSRHWEAKIYRHASLIVTATRGIGTDAAAAFGKDLADKMITVYNGWDAGDYQDLPEVEKPDEFTLAYFGNIYARRSLKHFYAAVKRLREENLLPANTRIRLYGNFFRETRAEISTSGIDGMIEIVPQLEHKEALARMQASDVLLLVINSSSPRGTLTSKVFEYLRAGKPILAMVPDHKEAAELLRAHGQDFICAMESAESIYDCLKRLLISGQKEYSIPLELEREKQIEALARRLKSLV from the coding sequence ATGCGCATCCTCTATATCAGCTATTTCTATCCCCCTTTGGGTGGCCCGGCAGTCCTGCGCAACGTCAAGACGGTCAAATACCTGGCCCGGATGGGCATCGAATGCGACGTGATCACGCTCCGGGATTTGGAATACCTCTACCGAGACGCATCCCTGCTGGGCGAATGCGCCGAAAAACGGATCTTCCGCACCGCCTCGCTGGATCCCATGGCTCTGGTCAAAAGAGCCCGGACCGGCGGAGCAAAGAAGGTTTCCGGCCTGTACATGAACACCCCGGAACACATCAAGCTGTGGGTGCGACGCCTTTATCCGATCGACGACAAGATCGGCTGGAACCCATATCTGGTGAGGGCTGGCCGGAAAGCGCTGGCCACCGCGGATTACGATTTCATCTACGTATCCCTGGGGCCTTTCTCCTCCGCGCTCGGAGCTTACAAGCTTTCCCGGGCAAGCGGGATTCCCCTGGTGGTCGATCTGCGCGATTACTGGAACCTACTGACGGATTACGAACTGCAGGTCTCAGCCCTCCACCGCAGGTTCTCAAGGCATTGGGAGGCAAAGATCTATCGCCACGCGAGCCTGATCGTCACCGCAACCCGGGGAATCGGGACAGATGCCGCGGCCGCCTTTGGCAAAGACCTGGCAGACAAGATGATAACCGTCTACAACGGTTGGGATGCCGGGGATTATCAGGACCTTCCAGAAGTTGAGAAACCTGATGAATTTACCCTGGCCTATTTTGGCAACATCTACGCGCGCCGGAGCTTGAAGCATTTTTACGCGGCCGTAAAGCGCCTCCGCGAAGAAAATTTGCTGCCAGCAAACACCCGCATCCGGCTCTATGGCAACTTTTTCCGGGAAACCCGGGCTGAGATATCCACCAGCGGGATTGACGGCATGATCGAGATAGTTCCCCAGCTTGAGCATAAAGAGGCCCTGGCCCGGATGCAGGCCTCCGACGTCCTTCTGCTCGTGATAAACAGCAGTTCGCCGCGCGGGACGCTGACTTCCAAAGTATTTGAATACCTGCGCGCCGGAAAGCCCATCCTGGCGATGGTCCCGGATCACAAAGAAGCCGCGGAGCTGCTGCGCGCCCACGGCCAGGACTTCATCTGCGCCATGGAATCCGCGGAAAGCATCTATGATTGCCTGAAACGCCTGCTTATTTCAGGGCAAAAGGAATATTCGATCCCGCTGGAACTGGAACGGGAAAAGCAGATCGAAGCCTTGGCCAGGCGGCTGAAGTCGCTGGTGTAA
- a CDS encoding sodium ion-translocating decarboxylase subunit beta has protein sequence MIAAGIVFIWLAISKQFEPLLLVPIGFGIVVGNIPGMLQQGLGVVSEGSVLSYLYFGVNKGVYPALIFLGIGAMTDFSTLIANPKLILLGAAAQVGIFGTFIGALLLGFNVLEAGSIGIIGGADGPTSIFLSSKLAPHLIGPIALAAYSYMALVPVIQPPIMKLLTTPKERVIRMKPPRQVTKKEKIFFPIVAFMVTAMIAPGGVVLLAMLFLGNLLKECGVTERLASTARTALIDIVTVLVGFTVGAKTTADVFLTPRALGIFFLGAFAFAVATAMGVLFAKLMNLFVKDKINPLIGNAGVSAVPASARVSQMVGQKYDPTNFLLMHAMAPNVAGVVGSAVAAGVLLGILGS, from the coding sequence ATGATCGCGGCCGGCATCGTCTTCATCTGGCTGGCCATCTCCAAGCAGTTTGAGCCTCTTTTATTGGTTCCCATCGGCTTCGGCATCGTGGTGGGAAACATCCCCGGCATGCTGCAACAGGGCCTGGGCGTCGTGAGCGAAGGTTCGGTGCTCAGCTATCTCTATTTCGGTGTAAACAAGGGTGTTTATCCCGCGCTGATCTTTCTGGGGATCGGGGCGATGACGGATTTTTCCACCCTGATCGCCAATCCCAAGCTGATCCTGCTGGGCGCCGCGGCCCAGGTGGGAATCTTCGGAACCTTCATCGGAGCGCTGCTTCTGGGCTTTAATGTTCTGGAGGCCGGTTCCATCGGCATCATCGGCGGAGCGGACGGACCCACATCCATTTTCCTCTCCTCCAAACTGGCCCCCCACCTGATCGGGCCGATCGCTCTGGCAGCCTATTCCTACATGGCTCTGGTGCCGGTGATCCAGCCCCCCATCATGAAACTGCTCACAACTCCCAAAGAACGAGTGATCCGGATGAAACCGCCCCGCCAGGTGACCAAGAAGGAAAAGATATTCTTTCCGATCGTTGCCTTTATGGTGACTGCCATGATCGCCCCGGGCGGCGTGGTGCTGCTGGCCATGCTCTTTCTGGGCAATCTGCTCAAGGAATGCGGGGTCACTGAGCGCCTTGCTTCCACGGCCCGCACGGCTTTGATCGATATCGTGACCGTGCTGGTGGGCTTCACGGTTGGCGCCAAAACCACTGCGGACGTATTTCTAACCCCCCGTGCCCTGGGGATCTTTTTCCTGGGAGCCTTTGCCTTCGCGGTCGCCACCGCCATGGGCGTGCTGTTCGCCAAACTGATGAACCTGTTTGTGAAGGACAAGATCAATCCCCTGATCGGAAACGCCGGTGTATCCGCGGTTCCGGCCAGCGCCAGGGTTTCCCAGATGGTGGGCCAGAAATACGATCCCACAAACTTTCTATTGATGCACGCCATGGCCCCAAACGTAGCCGGAGTGGTGGGTTCAGCCGTGGCGGCGGGTGTGCTGCTGGGGATCTTGGGCAGTTAA
- a CDS encoding biotin/lipoyl-binding protein: MKTYKLIIGGQRYEAQVLEYSSDHAKININGTDYLIQIEDDTQSQIPVLPQQEKAVPLAAAFSSGFSADTGEIRAPLPGVISSLRVQEGDAVKKGQTILVLEAMKMESEIAAPVDCVIGSIHVKEHAPVQEGDLLMTLEGVEISAKQVAKPARQQASPAPAETKTRDGIIRAPLPGTIIELKVRPGETISEQQVLLILEAMKMESEIHSSLAGKVKQIHVQKGDSVQEGDPLVELEA, encoded by the coding sequence ATGAAAACCTATAAACTGATCATCGGCGGGCAAAGATATGAGGCCCAGGTACTTGAATACTCGTCCGACCATGCCAAGATCAACATCAACGGCACCGACTACCTGATCCAGATCGAGGACGACACCCAGTCCCAGATCCCCGTTCTGCCCCAGCAGGAAAAGGCAGTGCCTTTGGCCGCGGCTTTTTCCAGCGGTTTTTCCGCCGATACCGGAGAGATCCGCGCGCCGCTGCCGGGTGTGATTTCCTCACTACGGGTGCAGGAAGGTGACGCGGTGAAAAAGGGCCAGACCATCCTGGTTTTGGAGGCGATGAAGATGGAATCCGAGATCGCCGCCCCGGTTGATTGCGTGATCGGCAGCATCCACGTGAAAGAGCACGCTCCGGTGCAGGAAGGCGACCTGCTGATGACCCTGGAAGGGGTCGAGATCAGCGCCAAACAGGTCGCCAAACCCGCGCGCCAGCAGGCTTCCCCGGCCCCGGCGGAAACAAAGACGCGGGACGGTATCATCCGCGCCCCGCTGCCCGGCACGATCATCGAACTCAAGGTCCGTCCCGGCGAGACGATCAGCGAGCAGCAGGTCCTGCTCATTCTGGAAGCGATGAAGATGGAATCCGAGATCCATAGTTCCCTGGCCGGCAAGGTCAAACAGATCCATGTGCAGAAAGGCGATTCCGTGCAGGAAGGCGATCCCCTGGTCGAACTGGAGGCATAG
- a CDS encoding OadG family protein, translating to MPKTISLLILALLGAAFLFAQVDDTPPPTIEDLQLQIQAMSDSLLQFREQEIYSEYGFRDTDKLEDVAAKLQIANIAQWKSYLEIEPENEVLDKMSLRKLGISPYRALLAQQYSIYGFTELSTLDELAAQKQLPIKKLRQFAGIETTDKSYDNHSLQALGKTTLDMVEFEETFNENRIGFGLSITAVGVLMVFSALAITALVISQLRHLNRKPKQADRNLVLDAKGNVIAQPHDMNSDVIAALIAALHLHKQSIEDQRRLLLTFRRAHSDQWRSSAVLNMPNRDILRTRR from the coding sequence ATGCCCAAAACCATTTCCCTCCTGATCCTGGCCCTGCTTGGCGCTGCCTTCCTCTTCGCGCAGGTGGATGACACTCCCCCACCTACCATCGAGGACCTGCAACTGCAGATCCAGGCCATGTCCGACAGCCTGCTGCAATTCCGCGAGCAGGAGATCTACAGCGAATACGGATTCCGGGACACGGACAAACTGGAAGACGTTGCCGCGAAGCTGCAGATCGCCAACATTGCCCAGTGGAAAAGCTATCTGGAGATCGAGCCGGAAAACGAAGTGCTGGACAAAATGAGCCTGCGCAAGCTGGGGATCTCGCCCTATCGAGCCTTGCTGGCACAGCAATACAGCATCTACGGCTTCACCGAACTCAGCACCCTGGATGAGCTCGCGGCCCAGAAACAACTGCCGATCAAGAAACTGCGCCAGTTCGCGGGCATAGAAACCACGGACAAGAGTTACGACAACCATTCCCTGCAAGCCTTGGGAAAGACAACCCTGGACATGGTCGAGTTTGAGGAAACCTTCAATGAGAACCGGATCGGCTTCGGGCTTTCCATCACCGCCGTGGGCGTTCTGATGGTGTTTTCCGCCCTGGCGATCACGGCATTGGTCATCAGCCAGTTGCGCCACCTGAACAGAAAACCCAAACAGGCAGACCGGAATTTGGTCCTGGACGCCAAAGGCAATGTCATCGCCCAGCCACATGACATGAACAGCGACGTGATCGCCGCGCTCATAGCCGCCCTGCACCTCCACAAACAGAGCATCGAAGACCAGCGCAGGCTGTTGCTCACTTTCCGGCGCGCGCATTCCGACCAATGGCGCAGCAGCGCGGTCCTCAACATGCCGAACCGGGACATCCTGCGCACAAGGAGATAG
- a CDS encoding acyl-CoA carboxylase subunit beta gives MAPSKQLYRLREMRDNATLGGGLKRVQEQHDKGKLTARERIALLVDPDSFEEFDLFVTHRCTDFGMEEQVFAGDGVVTGSATINERLVYIFAQDFTVFGGSLSKTYAEKICKIMDMAMKNGCPVIGLNDSGGARIQEGVDALAGYAEIFWRNVMASGVIPQISAILGPCAGGAVYSPAITDFILMEKHNSYMFVTGPKVVKTVLNETVSTADLGGAGVHSSKSGVAHFITNSEEETLLLIKKLLSYLPSNNMEDPPYNPTHDPINRSCDLLDDLIPENPNKPYDILDVIQEIVDDREFLQVMMNYAQNIVVGFARMNGFPVGIVANQPKVLAGVLDIDASIKAARFVRFCDAFNIPLIVLEDVPGFLPGTNQEHNGIIRNGAKMLYAFAEATVPKITVILRKAYGGAYCVMNSRHMRADIVYAWPSAEIAVMGPKGAVEVIFRKDAQSSDDPKQTLLEREEEYREKFSNPYVAAERGYIDDIIEPSRTRFRLIRALEMLANKKDTIPPRKHGNIPL, from the coding sequence GGCACCATCAAAACAGCTTTACAGGCTGCGGGAAATGCGCGATAATGCCACTTTGGGCGGAGGCTTAAAACGCGTCCAGGAACAGCATGACAAGGGCAAACTGACCGCCCGGGAGAGGATCGCCCTGCTCGTCGATCCGGACAGTTTTGAGGAATTCGACCTCTTCGTCACCCACCGCTGTACTGATTTCGGCATGGAGGAACAGGTCTTCGCCGGAGACGGCGTCGTGACCGGCAGCGCCACCATCAATGAACGCCTGGTCTACATTTTTGCTCAGGATTTCACGGTGTTCGGCGGCTCGCTTTCCAAGACCTACGCGGAAAAGATCTGCAAGATCATGGACATGGCCATGAAGAACGGCTGCCCCGTGATCGGACTCAATGACAGCGGCGGAGCCCGCATCCAGGAAGGGGTGGACGCTTTGGCCGGCTACGCTGAGATCTTTTGGCGCAACGTGATGGCCAGCGGCGTGATCCCCCAAATATCCGCGATTCTGGGTCCCTGCGCTGGCGGAGCGGTCTATTCTCCGGCCATCACGGACTTCATCCTGATGGAAAAGCACAACAGCTATATGTTCGTCACCGGCCCCAAGGTGGTCAAGACCGTCCTGAACGAGACCGTCAGCACGGCCGACCTCGGCGGCGCGGGGGTGCACAGCAGCAAAAGCGGCGTGGCGCATTTCATCACCAACAGCGAGGAAGAGACCCTGCTGCTGATCAAAAAGCTGCTCAGCTACCTGCCTTCCAACAACATGGAGGATCCGCCCTATAACCCCACCCACGATCCGATAAACCGCTCCTGCGACCTTTTAGACGACCTCATTCCAGAAAATCCGAACAAACCTTACGATATCCTGGACGTGATCCAGGAGATCGTCGATGACCGGGAATTCCTTCAGGTGATGATGAACTATGCCCAGAACATCGTGGTCGGCTTTGCCCGCATGAACGGCTTTCCCGTTGGCATAGTGGCAAACCAGCCCAAGGTCCTGGCCGGGGTATTGGATATCGACGCTTCGATCAAGGCCGCCAGATTTGTCCGCTTCTGCGACGCCTTCAACATCCCGCTGATCGTGCTGGAGGACGTTCCCGGCTTCCTGCCCGGCACCAATCAGGAACACAACGGAATAATCCGCAACGGCGCCAAGATGCTCTACGCCTTTGCCGAAGCCACTGTTCCCAAGATCACTGTCATCCTGCGCAAGGCGTATGGCGGCGCCTATTGCGTGATGAACAGCCGGCACATGCGCGCGGATATCGTCTATGCCTGGCCATCTGCCGAGATCGCGGTCATGGGCCCCAAAGGCGCGGTGGAAGTGATCTTCCGCAAGGATGCCCAGAGTTCCGATGATCCCAAGCAGACCCTGCTGGAGCGGGAGGAGGAATACCGCGAGAAGTTTTCCAATCCCTACGTGGCGGCCGAACGCGGCTACATCGACGACATCATCGAACCTTCGCGCACCCGTTTCCGGCTGATCCGGGCCCTGGAAATGCTGGCCAACAAAAAGGACACCATTCCTCCCCGCAAGCACGGGAACATACCGCTTTAG